In one window of Candidatus Fonsibacter ubiquis DNA:
- a CDS encoding PdxA family dehydrogenase, whose protein sequence is MKKKIIIILGEPNSISSEIFLKSLKYINKTKLKFIIIGNYILLKKQAKYLDLKININFHLTDINNLNDRKFNFINIEHNQLKPFDLRSIKSDIFIKKSFETALTLIKKKLANGIINLPINKSKFTKNKYKGITEYIADKTSNKNKENMLLYNENFSVLPLTTHIPLKNVHKEISFKKIEKACKNIYYFYSKILKKKKIKIGILGLNPHNGENGYIGTEEKKIITPSIKKLKKKYLIIGPLSPDTSFLQRNKFKIDVLIGHYHDQVLTAFKNQFDLNAINITIGLPFIRISPDHGIGTDIIGRGIANPKSFKNAIKFFSKYNV, encoded by the coding sequence GTGAAAAAAAAAATTATAATTATTTTAGGTGAACCTAATAGTATTTCATCTGAAATTTTTTTGAAATCTTTAAAGTATATTAATAAAACTAAACTTAAATTTATAATTATCGGAAATTATATCCTACTAAAAAAACAAGCTAAGTATTTAGATCTAAAAATAAATATTAATTTCCATTTGACAGATATTAATAATTTAAATGATAGAAAATTTAATTTTATAAATATTGAACATAATCAATTAAAACCCTTCGATCTTAGATCTATTAAATCAGATATTTTCATAAAAAAAAGTTTTGAGACTGCTTTAACATTAATTAAGAAAAAATTAGCTAATGGAATTATTAATCTTCCAATAAACAAATCAAAATTTACCAAAAATAAGTATAAAGGAATAACTGAATATATTGCAGATAAAACTAGCAACAAGAATAAGGAAAATATGTTATTATATAATGAAAATTTCTCAGTTCTTCCCCTAACAACTCACATTCCGTTAAAAAATGTCCATAAAGAAATTTCATTTAAAAAAATTGAAAAAGCATGCAAAAATATTTATTATTTTTATTCTAAAATTCTTAAAAAAAAGAAAATAAAAATTGGTATACTCGGTCTAAATCCACATAATGGTGAAAATGGATATATAGGCACTGAAGAAAAAAAAATTATAACACCTTCAATTAAAAAGCTTAAAAAAAAATATTTAATAATAGGTCCGTTGTCACCTGATACGAGCTTTTTACAAAGAAATAAATTTAAGATTGATGTTTTAATAGGCCATTATCACGACCAAGTTTTAACAGCTTTTAAAAATCAATTTGATCTGAATGCTATAAATATTACAATCGGACTACCCTTTATAAGAATTTCTCCTGATCATGGTATTGGCACAGATATTATTGGAAGAGGGATTGCAAATCCAAAAAGTTTTAAGAATGCAATAAAGTTCTTTAGTAAATATAATGTTTAA
- the rsmA gene encoding 16S rRNA (adenine(1518)-N(6)/adenine(1519)-N(6))-dimethyltransferase RsmA: MFKHKKHLGQNFLINKNITKKIAEIGLINKDSNILEVGPGTGVLTQELIKKDAKKIFAIEFDKDLKPELEKIKNNFNNFDYIISNALTFDERKIFKKNVIIFGNLPYNISLKLLIKWIYSEPWPPFYNQMVLMFQKEVAERIMATSNNKKYGRISILSDARLNIKFHFNISKKEFNPEPKVDSTVLSFTPKKKNNLKLDDLNILSELTKNIFNTKRKMVSKALKKILNEKELQIIDFDNIKNLRAENLDFNFYYKLVDLIKCRS; encoded by the coding sequence ATGTTTAAACATAAAAAACACCTTGGACAAAATTTTTTAATTAATAAAAACATTACAAAAAAAATAGCAGAAATTGGGCTTATTAATAAAGACAGTAACATCTTAGAAGTAGGTCCCGGAACAGGTGTTCTTACTCAAGAATTAATTAAAAAGGACGCAAAGAAAATTTTTGCCATAGAGTTTGATAAAGATTTAAAACCTGAACTAGAAAAAATAAAAAACAATTTTAATAATTTTGACTATATAATCTCTAACGCTTTAACATTTGATGAAAGAAAAATTTTTAAAAAAAATGTAATTATTTTTGGTAACCTTCCCTACAACATTTCATTAAAATTACTAATAAAATGGATTTATTCTGAACCATGGCCCCCATTTTACAATCAAATGGTTTTAATGTTTCAAAAGGAAGTTGCAGAAAGAATTATGGCAACCTCAAATAATAAAAAATATGGCAGAATATCAATACTATCAGATGCAAGATTAAACATTAAATTTCATTTTAATATTTCTAAAAAGGAATTTAACCCTGAACCAAAAGTAGACTCTACGGTACTTTCTTTTACTCCAAAAAAAAAAAATAATTTAAAATTAGATGATTTAAATATTTTATCAGAATTAACTAAAAATATATTTAATACAAAAAGAAAGATGGTTTCAAAAGCACTTAAGAAAATACTTAATGAAAAAGAACTTCAAATTATAGATTTTGATAACATAAAAAATTTAAGGGCTGAAAATCTAGATTTTAATTTTTATTATAAACTAGTTGATTTGATTAAATGTAGATCTTAA
- the gmk gene encoding guanylate kinase codes for MILKSKRGLILILSSPSGAGKTTLAKKIELSDRNFKISVSYTTRTPRTNEVDGVDYNFVTIEKFQELASQDKFLEQAKVFGNYYATLKGPIEDNLAKGIDYLFDIDWQGTEQVKKIMPSDIVSVFILPPSIDDLESRLKKREEKNKELINQRMKMAKDEIKHWKDYKYIVVNKDVENCFEQITKIIKIERELRSTFNQIN; via the coding sequence TTGATTTTAAAATCAAAGAGAGGTTTAATTTTAATTTTATCCTCCCCTTCAGGGGCTGGTAAAACCACACTTGCTAAAAAAATTGAATTAAGTGATAGAAATTTTAAAATTTCAGTCTCTTATACCACAAGAACTCCAAGAACTAATGAAGTCGATGGAGTTGATTATAATTTTGTAACTATTGAAAAATTTCAAGAATTAGCCAGTCAGGATAAATTTTTGGAGCAGGCAAAAGTATTTGGAAATTATTATGCTACTTTAAAAGGACCAATAGAAGATAACTTAGCAAAAGGAATTGATTATTTGTTTGATATTGATTGGCAAGGAACCGAGCAAGTCAAAAAAATTATGCCATCAGATATTGTATCTGTATTTATTTTACCGCCTAGTATTGATGATTTAGAAAGTAGACTAAAAAAACGTGAAGAAAAAAATAAAGAGTTAATCAATCAAAGAATGAAAATGGCCAAGGATGAGATTAAACATTGGAAGGATTATAAATATATTGTTGTAAATAAAGATGTAGAAAATTGCTTTGAGCAAATTACTAAAATAATTAAAATAGAAAGAGAATTAAGATCTACATTTAATCAAATCAACTAG
- a CDS encoding acyl carrier protein, whose protein sequence is MSDVAAKVKKIIVEHLGVDEAKVTEEASFIDDLGADSLDTVELVMAFEEEFGSEISDSEAEKILTVGDAIRFIENNPAK, encoded by the coding sequence ATGAGTGATGTTGCTGCTAAAGTTAAAAAAATTATCGTAGAACACTTAGGTGTTGATGAAGCTAAGGTTACAGAAGAAGCCAGTTTCATTGATGACCTAGGAGCAGATAGTTTAGATACAGTAGAATTGGTAATGGCATTTGAAGAAGAATTTGGTTCTGAAATTTCAGACTCAGAAGCAGAAAAAATCCTAACAGTTGGTGATGCAATAAGATTTATCGAAAATAATCCCGCAAAGTAG
- the fabG gene encoding 3-oxoacyl-ACP reductase FabG, which produces MNLINLKNKKVFITGGTSGIGLSILENFYKLEADIFTIGTNVENLKTIQNNFPKIKTSNFNLENHQKIEELVKEAKEKLGGLDIVINNAGITKDNLAIRMSDEEWNKVININLTAVFLICKYSIKVMMKQDSGSIINISSIVGHTGNFGQANYSSAKAGIIAMSKSLAKEYAKKNIRVNCISPGFIDTKMTKSINEEFKKKLIENIPMGKLGNGNDIANCAIFLASDLSSYITGETIHVNGGMYMS; this is translated from the coding sequence ATGAATTTAATTAATTTAAAAAATAAAAAAGTCTTTATCACAGGAGGTACTTCTGGAATTGGACTCTCTATTTTAGAAAATTTTTATAAATTAGAAGCTGATATATTTACGATTGGAACGAATGTTGAAAATCTTAAGACTATTCAAAATAATTTTCCTAAGATTAAAACCTCGAATTTTAATTTAGAAAATCATCAAAAGATTGAAGAGTTAGTAAAAGAAGCCAAAGAAAAATTAGGTGGATTAGACATAGTTATAAATAACGCTGGTATCACGAAAGACAATCTTGCAATTAGAATGTCAGATGAGGAATGGAATAAAGTAATTAATATTAATTTAACAGCTGTTTTTTTGATTTGTAAGTATTCAATTAAAGTAATGATGAAACAAGATTCAGGATCTATAATTAATATTAGCTCAATTGTAGGACATACTGGAAATTTTGGCCAAGCTAACTATTCCAGCGCCAAGGCAGGGATAATTGCAATGTCCAAAAGTCTTGCAAAAGAGTACGCTAAAAAAAATATTAGAGTAAATTGTATTTCACCAGGGTTTATTGATACAAAAATGACCAAAAGTATCAATGAGGAATTTAAAAAGAAACTTATAGAAAATATTCCTATGGGAAAATTAGGCAACGGTAATGATATTGCCAATTGCGCTATTTTCTTAGCATCTGATCTTTCTAGTTATATTACAGGAGAAACCATCCATGTTAATGGTGGTATGTATATGTCTTGA
- the fabD gene encoding ACP S-malonyltransferase, translating into MKAIVFPGQGSQYVGMGRDFYDTFSEAKEVFHEVDDALEFKLSDIILNGPIESLNLTENTQPAIMTVGVAIYRTLRKQKINELKDYSFFAGHSLGEYTSLICSNSLTLGDGAKILKERGKSMQEAVPVNVGAMAAVLGAEIDLINEVINKNNSITGIAEISNDNCPGQIVISGNKDKINKIVEDLKNIHGKKAILLPVSAPFHCSLMQPSADKMNQILIKTNFLKPIINIVSNVSAKTIDNFKEIPFLLTKQITHHVKWRESVDFMKTNGVKHFIEIGPGKALTGMIKRIGKELTTTTIDNITQFNEFN; encoded by the coding sequence ATGAAAGCAATCGTATTTCCAGGGCAGGGATCTCAGTATGTTGGCATGGGAAGAGATTTTTATGATACGTTTAGCGAGGCAAAGGAAGTCTTTCATGAAGTCGATGACGCTTTAGAATTTAAATTATCTGATATTATTCTAAATGGACCAATTGAAAGTTTAAATCTAACAGAAAATACTCAACCAGCTATAATGACTGTAGGTGTTGCAATTTATAGAACTTTAAGAAAACAAAAAATAAATGAATTAAAAGACTATAGTTTTTTTGCCGGACATTCATTAGGAGAATATACATCTTTGATCTGTTCAAATTCGTTAACTTTAGGAGATGGCGCTAAAATTTTGAAAGAAAGAGGTAAGTCAATGCAAGAGGCGGTCCCTGTAAATGTTGGCGCCATGGCAGCTGTTTTAGGAGCAGAAATTGACTTAATTAATGAAGTGATAAATAAAAATAATTCAATTACAGGAATTGCTGAAATTTCAAATGATAATTGCCCAGGCCAAATAGTAATAAGTGGTAATAAGGATAAAATTAATAAAATAGTAGAGGATCTAAAAAACATACATGGTAAAAAAGCAATATTACTACCGGTAAGCGCGCCCTTTCATTGTTCATTAATGCAGCCCTCTGCGGATAAAATGAATCAAATTTTAATAAAAACAAATTTTTTAAAACCAATAATAAATATTGTTTCAAATGTTTCAGCCAAGACAATTGATAATTTTAAAGAAATACCTTTTTTACTTACTAAGCAAATTACCCATCATGTTAAATGGAGAGAATCAGTAGATTTTATGAAAACAAATGGTGTAAAACATTTTATTGAAATAGGACCAGGAAAAGCTTTAACGGGCATGATAAAAAGAATAGGAAAAGAACTTACAACAACTACAATTGATAATATAACCCAATTTAATGAATTTAATTAA
- the rpsF gene encoding 30S ribosomal protein S6, producing the protein MNYYEHTYIASQSLNNKDLSDLHQKIEDLIKKNKGKIEKKENWGLRQLAYPIKNFKKGYYTNLYFSGEPVIVQELEKIERIDANILRFMTIKIKNVPEENSELVLKEDNK; encoded by the coding sequence ATGAATTATTACGAACACACGTATATTGCTTCTCAAAGTTTAAATAATAAAGATTTATCTGATCTTCATCAAAAAATTGAAGATCTCATAAAAAAAAATAAAGGTAAAATTGAAAAAAAAGAGAATTGGGGTTTAAGACAACTAGCTTACCCAATTAAAAATTTTAAAAAAGGATACTACACAAATTTATATTTTTCTGGTGAGCCAGTAATTGTTCAGGAACTTGAAAAGATTGAGAGAATTGATGCAAATATTTTAAGGTTTATGACTATTAAAATAAAGAATGTACCAGAGGAAAATTCAGAACTAGTCTTAAAGGAAGATAATAAATAA
- the rpsR gene encoding 30S ribosomal protein S18: MKRKNIKKTKKNNNSNLMLFQKATTKFTRDCPLSGKDAPAINYKNLKLLQKYISETGKMLPSRITSVCYAKQKELSNEIKKARILALLPFVAD; this comes from the coding sequence ATGAAAAGAAAAAATATTAAAAAGACGAAGAAAAATAATAATTCAAATTTAATGCTTTTTCAAAAAGCAACTACTAAATTTACAAGAGACTGTCCTTTAAGTGGAAAAGATGCTCCTGCAATTAATTATAAAAATTTAAAATTACTTCAAAAATATATATCTGAAACTGGAAAAATGTTACCAAGTAGAATAACTTCTGTTTGCTACGCAAAACAAAAAGAGTTATCTAACGAAATAAAAAAAGCTAGAATACTAGCTTTATTACCATTTGTGGCGGATTAA
- the rplI gene encoding 50S ribosomal protein L9 produces the protein MEVILLENIKKLGKIGSKVKVANGFARNYLLKNNKALVASKENLAIFEKRREELNKKNNELKNEAVKIQKEIDKFELKITKNSMEGGALYGSLTIKEIIQNLELHNFKNISANMIELKEQIKKIGDYTVIINLHADVQASIKVKVVSVEKIV, from the coding sequence ATGGAAGTTATTCTTTTAGAAAATATTAAAAAATTAGGAAAAATTGGCAGCAAAGTAAAAGTTGCAAATGGTTTTGCTAGAAACTATCTCTTAAAGAATAATAAAGCTTTAGTAGCCTCTAAAGAAAATTTAGCTATTTTTGAAAAACGAAGAGAAGAGTTAAATAAAAAAAATAATGAACTAAAAAACGAGGCTGTCAAAATTCAAAAAGAAATAGATAAATTTGAATTGAAAATTACTAAGAATTCTATGGAAGGTGGCGCACTTTATGGATCTTTAACTATTAAAGAGATAATCCAAAATTTAGAATTGCATAATTTTAAAAATATCTCAGCAAATATGATTGAACTAAAGGAACAAATTAAAAAAATTGGGGACTATACAGTAATTATAAATTTACATGCCGATGTTCAAGCCTCAATAAAAGTAAAAGTCGTTTCAGTTGAAAAAATAGTTTAA
- a CDS encoding replicative DNA helicase — MSAENIRILNTTKELPNNIEAEQIILGSILVNNEIFDEISTIVNENIFFDPIHQKIFHYLNKLISKGLLASPITLKNYLENDQSLKELGGNEYIAKLTRLSTSAFQSKDYAKVIYDLHLRRKLIELSENTLTEANNKNLEHTAEQLIEGTEKKLFDLAERGKFDRSYMSFEKALGETVDMAMRAFKNDEGIVGVPTGLRDLDERLGGMHKGDLIIIAGRPSMGKTALATNIAFYAAKKIMDNKQGKSSVAFFSLEMSSEQLSTRILAEQSRIRSNDIRRGKITQEDLEKFIEASKNINDLPFYIDETPAIKISTLANRARRIKRLHGLDLIVVDYIQLMTTGNFKYEGRVQEIGEITQGLKALAKELSVPVLALSQLSRAVEQRDDKRPQLSDLRESGSIEQDADVVMFVYRPEYYLEKSEPQAGTAEHITWQEKMSQVHNQALVIIGKQRHGPTGIINLEFESAYTKFKDANNIKFDN, encoded by the coding sequence ATGAGTGCGGAAAATATTAGAATTTTAAATACAACAAAAGAATTACCTAATAACATAGAGGCCGAACAAATAATATTAGGCTCAATTTTAGTAAATAACGAAATATTTGACGAAATTTCCACTATTGTTAATGAAAATATCTTTTTTGATCCCATTCATCAAAAAATATTTCATTATTTAAATAAATTAATCAGCAAAGGTTTGTTAGCAAGTCCCATTACTCTAAAAAATTATTTAGAAAATGACCAATCATTAAAAGAACTGGGCGGTAATGAATATATTGCAAAACTTACAAGATTATCTACTTCTGCTTTTCAAAGTAAAGATTATGCAAAAGTGATTTACGATCTTCATTTGAGAAGAAAGCTAATTGAATTATCAGAAAATACATTAACGGAAGCTAATAATAAAAATTTAGAGCATACCGCAGAACAACTAATTGAAGGGACAGAAAAAAAACTTTTTGATCTTGCTGAAAGAGGTAAATTTGACAGATCATATATGTCATTTGAAAAGGCCCTCGGTGAGACTGTTGATATGGCTATGCGGGCTTTTAAAAATGACGAAGGTATAGTCGGAGTGCCAACGGGTCTTCGTGATCTTGATGAAAGACTTGGTGGCATGCATAAAGGAGATTTAATAATTATTGCAGGAAGACCTTCGATGGGAAAAACAGCTCTTGCAACTAATATCGCTTTTTATGCTGCAAAAAAAATTATGGATAATAAACAGGGAAAATCTTCTGTTGCGTTTTTTTCATTAGAAATGTCCTCTGAACAATTATCTACGAGAATATTAGCTGAACAATCGAGAATTAGATCTAATGATATAAGAAGAGGTAAAATCACCCAGGAAGATTTAGAAAAATTTATTGAAGCTTCGAAAAATATAAATGATCTACCTTTTTATATTGATGAAACTCCTGCAATTAAAATTTCTACACTAGCAAATAGAGCGAGAAGAATAAAAAGACTTCATGGATTAGATTTGATTGTAGTCGACTATATACAATTAATGACTACTGGAAATTTTAAATATGAAGGTAGAGTTCAGGAGATTGGAGAAATAACACAAGGCTTAAAAGCTTTAGCTAAAGAACTAAGCGTTCCTGTTTTAGCATTATCTCAATTATCACGAGCTGTAGAACAACGAGATGATAAGCGACCTCAATTGTCAGATTTGAGAGAGTCTGGTTCTATCGAACAAGACGCCGATGTTGTTATGTTTGTATATCGACCAGAATATTATTTAGAAAAAAGTGAACCACAGGCTGGAACAGCTGAGCACATCACATGGCAAGAAAAAATGAGCCAAGTTCATAACCAGGCACTAGTAATAATTGGGAAACAACGACATGGCCCTACAGGTATAATTAATTTAGAATTTGAGAGCGCTTATACTAAATTTAAAGATGCAAATAATATAAAATTTGATAATTAA
- the alr gene encoding alanine racemase, whose protein sequence is MQYSHSKLIINLKNIKNNLNIIKKFSKNTICPVIKANAYGLGDVEIAKFLIKNKCKDFWVANISEALKINKNISNINIYVANGLNKNEEKIFFQNKFIPVLNTYEQFQKWTNYLIQKKLPNKLVIQVDTGMCRSGMQHEDILKVYNERSIIRKFKEVIILTHLASADEKKSQYNVVQKNRFLKIQSMFNYPNCKFSLAASGGIFLGKDYHFDMVRPGIALYGGKLFFNKQLKNVVSLVSPIIQINRLKKGETAGYNQSYKAKRNIVTATIPLGYADGVKIKISNIGYVFYKDIKLPMIGRISMDLMIVDVTKVKNKIKIGDHLEVFGKNLNLDGFARVSQTSPYDIITSVSERCERVYLN, encoded by the coding sequence ATGCAATATTCGCATTCAAAACTAATTATCAATCTAAAAAATATTAAAAATAATCTTAATATTATAAAGAAATTTTCTAAAAACACTATTTGTCCAGTTATCAAAGCTAATGCGTATGGTCTTGGCGACGTTGAAATCGCAAAATTTTTAATTAAAAATAAATGCAAAGATTTTTGGGTAGCAAATATTTCTGAAGCTTTAAAAATAAATAAGAATATTTCAAATATAAATATTTATGTTGCCAATGGTTTGAATAAAAATGAAGAAAAAATTTTTTTTCAAAATAAATTTATTCCTGTACTTAATACATATGAACAATTCCAAAAATGGACAAACTATTTAATTCAAAAAAAATTACCTAATAAACTAGTTATTCAAGTTGATACGGGAATGTGCAGATCTGGGATGCAACATGAAGATATTTTGAAAGTATATAATGAAAGATCAATAATTAGAAAATTTAAAGAAGTAATTATACTTACACACCTTGCAAGTGCTGATGAAAAAAAAAGTCAATATAATGTCGTTCAAAAAAATAGATTTTTAAAAATACAATCAATGTTTAATTATCCAAATTGCAAATTTAGTTTAGCTGCATCTGGAGGAATATTTTTAGGAAAAGATTATCATTTTGATATGGTAAGACCTGGGATTGCTTTATATGGTGGAAAACTTTTTTTTAACAAACAATTGAAAAATGTTGTCTCTTTAGTCTCACCAATAATTCAAATAAATCGTCTTAAAAAAGGGGAAACCGCAGGATACAACCAAAGCTATAAAGCAAAGAGAAATATTGTAACCGCTACTATTCCACTTGGATATGCTGACGGGGTGAAAATTAAAATTTCAAACATTGGTTATGTATTTTATAAAGATATAAAACTACCTATGATTGGTAGGATCTCAATGGATTTAATGATCGTCGATGTTACTAAGGTCAAAAATAAAATAAAAATAGGAGATCATTTAGAAGTATTTGGAAAAAATTTAAATTTAGATGGTTTTGCAAGAGTTTCTCAAACTTCTCCGTATGATATTATCACCTCTGTTTCCGAAAGATGTGAAAGAGTTTATTTAAATTAA
- a CDS encoding efflux RND transporter permease subunit produces the protein MNFINQIYKKLLEKPKFILFLLVLVFSFSVYNAKNFQLDASADSLLLENDPDLNYLRSVNERYSSEDFFVITYSPKKKINDEVIQELKKFVSEIDNIQWVSKTISILNAPLFESSDQPLIEKINNIQYITTPGIEVNRALNELKNSPVYKRLIINDDATTFGVVVYIKDNKKYLSALEINKNFLDKQKNNKLSDKDLKEFEKHKLVLEQLKKEQNKNLELYNIEIRSHISKYKNIADINLSGIPMIADDLISFVKKDIIVFGSGVFIFILTTLWFIFRDIRWVIFPLLSCFLSIAIMTGMLGYLNWKVTVISSNFISLMLILTMEINIHYVERYRQLQAEFPKKKPSYLSYLTTTKIITPIFYAVLTTALAFLSFIFSNIKPVIDFGWMMSLGLFISMFVSILLLPYLIVKFKPKLTYAHKSKNSKIAETLCSIAINQKFLVLAISTIILILSIYGITKLKVENSFINYFDKNTEIYKGMKLIDEKLGGTTPLDIILKFKETDSKSTSADDDFFEGSSSDEYKDSYWFTSFRINNIVNVHQYLETLPEIGKVLSFYSVLQLGEKLNDNKKLGPLEMAILHSKLPEDIKKNIITPYISIDDNEARISLRIIDSNPELNRKELLIKIQKDLEEKLQLKKEEFKITGILVIFNNLLQSLFDSQIKTLGITFGGIFILLLILFKSLSWSIVAALPNFLAALFILGTLGLFNIPLDMMTITIASITVGIAIDNSIHYIYRFREEFKVNKDYKKTVQICSRTVGKAIVNASLTIVFGFSILIFSNFIPSIYFGIFTGLAMITAMTLVLTLMPQLISIIKPFKNG, from the coding sequence ATGAATTTTATTAATCAAATATATAAAAAGCTATTAGAAAAACCTAAATTTATACTTTTTTTACTAGTTTTAGTATTCTCCTTTTCTGTCTATAACGCGAAAAATTTTCAATTAGATGCATCTGCTGACTCATTGCTATTAGAAAACGATCCTGATTTGAATTATTTAAGATCAGTAAATGAACGTTATTCCTCTGAGGATTTTTTTGTAATTACATATTCACCAAAAAAAAAAATTAATGATGAGGTAATCCAAGAATTAAAAAAATTTGTCAGTGAAATTGATAATATTCAATGGGTAAGTAAAACAATAAGTATATTAAATGCTCCATTATTTGAAAGTTCTGATCAGCCCTTAATAGAAAAGATAAATAATATTCAATATATCACTACTCCTGGAATTGAAGTTAATAGAGCTTTAAATGAATTAAAAAATAGTCCTGTTTATAAGAGATTAATAATAAACGATGATGCTACAACTTTTGGCGTTGTTGTTTATATTAAAGATAATAAAAAATATTTATCAGCTTTAGAGATAAACAAAAATTTTCTAGATAAACAAAAAAATAATAAACTTTCTGATAAAGATTTAAAAGAATTTGAAAAACACAAATTAGTTTTAGAACAGCTTAAAAAAGAACAAAACAAAAATTTAGAATTATATAATATAGAAATTAGATCTCATATTTCAAAATACAAAAATATCGCTGACATTAATCTTTCTGGGATTCCAATGATAGCCGATGACTTAATTTCCTTTGTTAAAAAAGATATAATTGTTTTTGGTTCGGGTGTTTTTATTTTTATTTTAACTACCCTGTGGTTTATTTTTAGAGATATTAGATGGGTAATATTTCCTCTTTTAAGTTGTTTCTTATCTATTGCAATAATGACTGGAATGCTGGGATATCTTAACTGGAAAGTAACCGTTATATCTTCTAACTTTATTTCTTTAATGCTTATTCTTACAATGGAAATAAATATTCATTATGTAGAAAGATACAGACAATTGCAGGCAGAATTTCCCAAAAAAAAGCCAAGTTACTTATCATATTTAACAACTACTAAAATTATTACACCTATCTTTTATGCAGTTTTAACAACGGCTTTAGCTTTTTTATCATTTATTTTTAGCAATATTAAACCTGTTATTGATTTTGGCTGGATGATGTCACTTGGATTATTTATATCGATGTTTGTATCAATACTTTTACTTCCTTACCTTATAGTAAAGTTCAAACCAAAATTAACATATGCTCATAAAAGTAAAAATTCTAAAATTGCTGAAACATTATGTTCGATTGCGATTAATCAAAAATTTCTAGTTCTTGCAATTTCAACCATTATTTTGATCCTAAGTATTTACGGAATCACAAAACTAAAAGTTGAAAATAGTTTTATTAATTATTTCGATAAAAACACTGAAATATATAAAGGAATGAAGCTTATCGATGAAAAATTAGGTGGAACTACTCCTCTAGATATTATTTTAAAATTTAAAGAAACCGATTCTAAATCAACATCAGCTGATGATGATTTTTTTGAAGGTTCATCCTCTGATGAATATAAAGACAGCTACTGGTTTACCAGCTTTAGAATTAACAATATCGTTAATGTCCATCAGTACCTAGAAACCTTGCCTGAAATAGGGAAAGTTTTATCTTTTTATTCAGTCTTACAATTAGGAGAGAAACTAAACGATAATAAAAAATTAGGGCCCTTAGAAATGGCTATTTTACACAGTAAATTACCAGAGGATATTAAAAAAAATATAATCACGCCCTATATTTCTATAGATGATAACGAAGCGCGAATTTCTTTAAGAATTATAGACTCAAACCCAGAACTTAATAGAAAAGAGTTGCTAATTAAAATTCAAAAAGATCTTGAGGAAAAATTACAATTAAAAAAAGAAGAATTTAAAATTACTGGAATATTAGTAATATTTAATAATTTATTACAAAGTCTATTTGACTCACAAATTAAAACTTTAGGGATAACGTTTGGAGGAATATTTATTTTACTTTTAATTCTATTTAAATCTTTATCGTGGTCAATCGTTGCTGCTTTACCTAATTTTCTTGCTGCACTTTTTATTTTAGGTACCTTAGGTTTGTTTAATATTCCCCTAGACATGATGACAATTACTATTGCATCAATTACAGTTGGTATAGCAATTGATAATAGCATTCATTACATTTATCGTTTTAGAGAAGAATTTAAAGTCAATAAAGATTATAAAAAAACTGTTCAAATTTGTAGCAGAACTGTCGGTAAGGCAATCGTTAATGCGTCTTTAACAATTGTTTTTGGATTTTCAATATTGATATTTTCAAATTTTATTCCATCTATTTACTTTGGTATTTTTACAGGTCTAGCAATGATAACTGCGATGACACTTGTTTTAACTTTAATGCCGCAATTAATTTCAATTATTAAACCATTTAAAAATGGATAG